One Bacteroidota bacterium DNA window includes the following coding sequences:
- a CDS encoding methyltransferase domain-containing protein → MKIARQIGLTISLFMVLTMNLNSQNTEYLTPQELITTAYTLMSFDGGNPPDWEKIKNLFHPQANIILRTSPTEMTLVDRDGFVALWLKDMEEQNLKETGIKEEKIIDSYEIMGDIATCYVIYAVTIPTLNYPPQLGIDCFHLIKQNGRWYIISIVNEALRPGVDPPQNMKDEFAKYFNNISNDTRNRNPDQHLNILVNNQKKPSITKDFYLQSRAERDSLERPNIIMNLLEIKPGMFIGEAGAGEGYFTFHLSERIGLNGIIYANDISEENLNILTKYSKDFQKELNILDNIITVKGTEIDPCFPKKELDLIVIYHGFHEFEKKNEWLKNAYKYLKKGGKIAFVDSYHSNSGLTRDIINQCAIDASFSFLLYQKPSWNVLVYIKD, encoded by the coding sequence ATGAAAATAGCAAGGCAGATAGGGCTAACCATAAGCTTGTTTATGGTCCTGACAATGAATCTAAATTCTCAGAACACTGAATACCTGACTCCCCAGGAGCTGATAACAACTGCTTACACATTAATGTCCTTTGATGGAGGGAATCCGCCAGACTGGGAGAAAATTAAAAATCTATTTCATCCTCAGGCTAATATTATATTGCGTACCAGTCCAACTGAAATGACATTGGTTGACCGGGATGGTTTTGTAGCTCTGTGGTTGAAGGATATGGAAGAACAAAACCTTAAAGAGACTGGAATTAAGGAAGAAAAAATAATCGACAGTTACGAAATAATGGGTGATATTGCTACCTGCTATGTTATCTATGCTGTAACTATTCCAACCCTTAACTACCCACCCCAATTAGGTATTGATTGTTTTCATTTGATAAAACAAAATGGCAGATGGTATATTATATCTATTGTAAATGAAGCTTTGCGACCGGGGGTTGATCCACCACAGAATATGAAAGATGAATTTGCAAAATATTTTAATAATATTTCTAACGACACCAGAAATAGAAATCCTGACCAACATTTAAATATTTTAGTTAATAATCAAAAAAAACCGTCAATAACTAAGGACTTCTATCTTCAAAGTCGAGCAGAAAGGGACTCACTTGAAAGACCAAACATTATCATGAACTTATTGGAAATAAAACCCGGAATGTTTATTGGTGAAGCTGGTGCAGGGGAAGGATATTTTACATTTCACTTATCAGAAAGGATAGGATTGAATGGAATTATTTATGCTAATGACATATCTGAAGAGAATCTTAATATTTTAACCAAATATTCTAAGGACTTTCAAAAAGAGTTGAATATTTTAGATAATATTATAACAGTTAAGGGGACTGAAATCGATCCCTGTTTTCCAAAAAAAGAATTGGATTTAATAGTTATTTATCATGGGTTTCATGAGTTTGAGAAAAAAAACGAATGGTTAAAAAATGCCTATAAATATTTAAAAAAAGGTGGAAAAATTGCTTTTGTTGATAGTTATCATTCAAACTCAGGTTTAACAAGAGATATCATAAATCAATGTGCAATAGATGCTAGTTTTAGTTTCCTTCTTTATCAAAAACCTTCGTGGAATGTACTTGTTTATATAAAAGATTAA
- a CDS encoding carbohydrate binding family 9 domain-containing protein, protein MKIKFIILFIIILNNVTLNATNSVKPRKVDEKITIDGVLDEPIWSKLTGFTDFTSYLPDFGKKLNDSTIAYIAYDAENIYCAFICHESEPEKIIATMSARDKIVNDDWVCIGLNSKNDLQGMMSFVVNPRGIQYDSFSSTTSEDIGVDLVWYSAGKLNENGYTVEIQIPFKSLRYSEKSPVTMGFLLERRSSKISTHVTYPSFDPQQGGAFLNQLAKIQFPDIKSYKLFEALPTLTYSFHQSRSSEGVLKNDLNQLSPGVNLKYGLTSSLILDAAINPDFSQIEADAGKVDINLRSQLFFQEKRPFFLEGNDQFLVASTSTSVVDPLHYMIYTRTIANPIAGLKLSGSINKKNTLAVLYAIDELGETLEESKTFAQVPILRYKFNYQGENFLGLLYSGRLDKDINNHAYGIDGKTKIGKSSFLEYNAYNTHTTSNEVSNNTNKNQSGHTFGFTYINLKRNLDFFLTQRDIAKDFNVASGYYNRTGVSQVSALIRPKVYFDSSFMKRIDFEALASATYDKFYNLWETFNHASVQFYLGNSTVFKIKYSLSNEVYLGQTFNTSGYHALLSSRIGTWLSAGILYRRTHAIYYSSDPYGGVSNRLTSNIALTPVPKLSITLSHILADFKNENDNSPLYNYQIGRVQITYQINKYLFLRAIEEYNSYRKTLLSDYLVSFTYIPGTVFFMGYGNIFRQEEPTEPFFSSRINPVEQQRGFFMKISYLYRR, encoded by the coding sequence ATGAAAATAAAATTTATAATCCTTTTCATTATTATTTTGAATAACGTCACATTAAACGCTACTAATTCAGTAAAACCGAGAAAAGTGGACGAAAAAATTACCATCGATGGAGTTCTGGATGAACCAATATGGTCTAAGTTAACCGGTTTTACTGATTTTACTTCATATCTTCCTGATTTTGGTAAAAAGCTAAATGATTCAACCATTGCCTATATAGCTTATGATGCAGAGAACATTTATTGCGCATTCATCTGTCATGAGTCAGAACCAGAAAAGATCATTGCAACCATGTCTGCAAGGGATAAGATTGTGAATGATGATTGGGTATGCATTGGGCTTAATTCAAAAAATGATCTTCAGGGTATGATGAGCTTTGTGGTCAATCCAAGAGGGATTCAATATGATTCTTTTTCATCAACTACCAGCGAAGATATTGGGGTTGACCTTGTTTGGTACAGTGCAGGTAAACTCAATGAGAATGGTTATACGGTTGAAATACAAATTCCTTTCAAAAGTCTGAGATATTCTGAGAAATCACCGGTCACTATGGGCTTCTTACTAGAGCGCCGCTCAAGTAAGATATCCACTCACGTTACCTATCCCTCTTTTGATCCTCAGCAGGGTGGGGCCTTTTTAAACCAATTAGCCAAGATTCAATTCCCGGATATTAAATCCTATAAACTGTTTGAGGCATTACCTACACTGACTTATTCATTCCATCAATCAAGATCATCAGAAGGAGTTTTAAAGAACGATTTAAATCAATTATCACCGGGTGTTAACCTGAAATATGGCTTAACTTCTTCATTAATATTGGATGCTGCGATAAACCCTGATTTTAGTCAGATTGAAGCAGACGCAGGTAAGGTTGATATAAACCTGAGATCACAATTGTTTTTCCAGGAGAAAAGACCTTTTTTTCTTGAGGGAAATGATCAATTTCTGGTTGCATCAACAAGCACCTCGGTAGTGGATCCGTTGCATTACATGATTTACACAAGGACCATTGCAAATCCAATTGCTGGTTTGAAATTGTCGGGTAGTATTAATAAAAAGAACACATTAGCTGTTCTTTATGCCATTGACGAATTGGGGGAGACCCTTGAAGAAAGTAAAACCTTTGCCCAGGTTCCGATTTTGAGATATAAATTTAATTACCAGGGTGAAAATTTTCTGGGACTTTTATATTCCGGGCGATTAGACAAGGATATTAATAACCATGCCTACGGAATTGATGGAAAGACGAAAATTGGCAAGTCTTCTTTTCTGGAGTACAATGCTTATAACACTCATACCACTTCAAATGAGGTATCCAATAATACCAATAAGAATCAATCAGGTCATACCTTCGGATTTACTTACATTAATTTGAAGAGAAATCTTGACTTTTTCCTCACCCAACGGGATATTGCCAAAGACTTTAATGTGGCTTCTGGTTATTATAACAGAACGGGAGTTAGCCAGGTTAGCGCATTGATCAGGCCCAAAGTGTATTTCGACTCAAGTTTCATGAAGAGAATTGATTTTGAGGCCCTAGCATCAGCCACTTATGATAAATTCTACAATCTGTGGGAAACCTTTAATCATGCTTCAGTTCAATTCTATCTTGGAAACTCCACAGTTTTCAAGATAAAATACTCATTGTCAAATGAGGTCTATCTTGGTCAGACCTTTAATACCAGCGGTTATCATGCTTTGTTATCTAGCAGAATAGGAACATGGCTTTCAGCCGGAATACTTTATCGTAGAACCCATGCAATTTATTATTCATCAGACCCTTATGGGGGTGTAAGTAATAGGTTGACTAGTAATATTGCTTTAACCCCTGTCCCAAAACTGAGTATTACATTAAGCCATATCCTAGCAGACTTCAAAAATGAGAACGATAATTCTCCCCTTTATAATTATCAGATTGGGCGCGTTCAGATAACTTATCAGATTAATAAATATTTATTTCTAAGAGCTATCGAAGAGTACAATAGCTACCGGAAAACCCTTCTTTCTGATTACCTGGTATCCTTTACCTATATTCCCGGTACAGTATTCTTTATGGGCTACGGCAATATCTTCAGACAGGAAGAACCAACTGAACCTTTCTTTAGCTCAAGGATTAATCCGGTGGAACAGCAAAGAGGGTTTTTTATGAAAATCTCCTATCTGTATAGGAGATAA
- a CDS encoding beta-lactamase family protein, translated as MKITTYFNILLILFLCELNISAQNDDSNILKTKFEKLIVEQYKSTDPGCVILVALKGKVIYQKAFGMANLELNVPMDTNMILGIGSITKQFTAVAILQLVEQGKLSLDDDITKFIKDYPTHGHSISVRHLLSHTSGIKSFGDIDGWNANKERIDFSVDELINEFKNQPMEFAPGTKWSYCNSGYTLAGKIIEIVSGMSYPNYLKEKLFKPTEMSNTYYGNNQKVIKNRAYPYQAVNGEMINAEYVSISQRFSSGSIITTAGDLLKWNEALKRNILINPKSLEIARTEFKLNDGTGTGYGLGWNISDVNGSIAYEHAGSINGYRSNAIYLPNEDVFVVILTNRDYDSPSDLSVKIAALIIGKPYQWKPTYKPTNLLEYKGEYLNSQNENRNIIIESEQLIYKRNNGDKIKLIPVAKDKFQFDQSFITFKFLRDKKGNIYRVEIKNRIPPVEYWKK; from the coding sequence ATGAAAATAACAACATATTTTAACATTCTATTGATATTGTTTTTATGTGAATTAAATATATCTGCGCAAAATGATGACTCTAATATATTAAAGACAAAGTTTGAAAAGCTGATAGTTGAACAATATAAATCAACCGACCCTGGTTGTGTCATCCTTGTTGCTTTAAAAGGGAAGGTAATCTACCAAAAAGCCTTTGGTATGGCCAACCTGGAATTGAATGTTCCTATGGATACCAATATGATTTTGGGTATAGGATCAATAACTAAACAATTTACTGCAGTAGCCATTTTACAGCTAGTTGAGCAGGGAAAATTGTCACTCGATGATGATATCACCAAATTCATTAAAGACTACCCCACTCACGGACATTCTATTTCTGTAAGGCATTTATTGAGCCATACGTCTGGAATCAAGAGCTTTGGAGATATAGATGGCTGGAATGCCAACAAGGAAAGAATAGATTTTTCGGTGGATGAATTGATTAATGAATTTAAAAATCAACCTATGGAGTTCGCTCCAGGTACAAAATGGAGTTATTGCAATTCGGGATACACCCTTGCAGGAAAGATAATTGAAATTGTTTCAGGAATGTCCTATCCAAACTATTTAAAGGAAAAACTCTTTAAGCCTACCGAAATGTCAAATACATATTATGGAAATAATCAGAAAGTTATAAAGAATAGGGCATATCCCTATCAGGCAGTTAATGGAGAGATGATTAATGCGGAGTATGTAAGCATTTCTCAACGTTTCTCAAGTGGGTCTATTATTACAACTGCTGGTGATCTGCTTAAATGGAATGAGGCACTAAAAAGGAATATCCTTATAAACCCAAAATCACTTGAAATTGCCAGAACCGAATTTAAACTCAATGATGGTACAGGCACGGGGTATGGACTTGGCTGGAATATCTCCGATGTAAATGGAAGTATTGCATACGAACATGCGGGAAGCATAAATGGATACCGTTCAAATGCAATTTATCTGCCTAACGAGGATGTTTTTGTTGTTATCCTGACCAACCGCGATTACGATTCCCCTTCTGATTTATCAGTTAAAATTGCTGCACTGATAATTGGCAAGCCTTATCAATGGAAACCAACATATAAACCAACTAACTTGCTTGAATATAAGGGTGAGTATCTCAACTCTCAAAACGAGAACAGAAATATAATAATTGAAAGTGAACAACTTATTTATAAAAGAAACAATGGTGATAAAATCAAATTAATTCCTGTTGCCAAGGATAAATTTCAGTTTGATCAATCGTTTATTACCTTCAAATTTCTGCGTGATAAAAAAGGTAATATTTATAGAGTTGAAATAAAGAACAGAATCCCTCCAGTAGAGTACTGGAAAAAATAG
- a CDS encoding serine hydrolase, which translates to MKQNRLNNIIYVILILITIISCNPRVENNEKISQRIDSFFESLSENYAFNGNVLVAKNGKVLYSSEFGYANFISQKKLTSQSVFDLASITKQFTALAIAMLKEEGKLDYSDEMSKFFPELPYQGITIKHLLNHTSGIPDFYNFMEDHWDKSKVATNKDVLKILQEEKIELDFKTGESWKYSNTGYVLLALIIEKVSGNTYQEFMANRIFTPLAMNSTWVKGDNRSNEENAEIAKGYIISMSQKGYLLPENFEEFDYLKYLDGIVGDGNILSTTEDLLKYDDALNSGKIVSLNTLQELYTPGLLANGDTIEIELKGQSYGYGWRIRNSSIGKIVWHSGHLPGISNLYIKNPDNGITIIILSNNGSETYKIYDKIFEIITDKKMENPRIFGDLALRKLLAESKIADIPDEFMNLTNNSQVMFYESQLNNIGYELIELKRLNDAIEVFKLIVKRYPKSANAFDSLGEAFLLIKNNKSAIECYEKALELDPNYGNASNAWNIIAKHKVK; encoded by the coding sequence ATGAAGCAAAATAGACTAAACAACATAATTTATGTAATTCTCATACTAATTACAATAATTTCTTGCAATCCAAGGGTTGAAAACAATGAGAAAATATCTCAGCGAATAGATTCCTTTTTTGAATCCTTATCTGAAAATTATGCATTCAACGGGAATGTTTTAGTTGCAAAGAATGGAAAAGTACTGTACAGTTCAGAGTTTGGGTATGCAAATTTTATAAGTCAAAAAAAACTTACATCTCAATCGGTTTTCGACCTTGCATCAATTACAAAACAGTTTACAGCACTTGCTATTGCTATGCTCAAAGAAGAAGGAAAACTGGATTATTCTGATGAAATGTCCAAATTTTTCCCAGAATTACCTTACCAGGGTATTACAATTAAGCATCTATTGAACCACACTTCGGGAATTCCTGATTTTTATAATTTCATGGAGGACCATTGGGATAAATCCAAAGTTGCCACCAATAAAGATGTTTTGAAAATACTGCAAGAAGAGAAAATTGAACTCGATTTCAAAACAGGCGAGAGTTGGAAATACTCAAATACAGGCTATGTTCTATTGGCATTAATAATTGAAAAAGTTTCAGGTAATACTTATCAAGAATTTATGGCTAATAGAATCTTTACGCCTTTAGCAATGAATAGTACTTGGGTTAAGGGCGATAATCGTAGTAACGAAGAAAACGCAGAAATTGCAAAGGGATATATCATTTCAATGAGTCAAAAAGGCTATCTATTACCAGAGAATTTTGAGGAGTTTGATTACCTGAAATACCTTGATGGTATTGTTGGGGATGGAAACATTCTTTCCACAACCGAAGATTTATTAAAATATGATGATGCCTTAAATTCAGGGAAAATAGTATCATTAAATACATTACAAGAACTTTATACCCCGGGATTACTGGCGAATGGCGATACAATCGAGATTGAGCTTAAGGGTCAATCTTATGGTTATGGTTGGCGTATAAGAAATTCAAGTATAGGTAAAATCGTATGGCATTCCGGTCATCTGCCTGGCATATCAAATCTTTATATAAAAAACCCTGACAATGGGATTACAATTATTATTCTGAGCAATAATGGATCAGAAACATATAAAATCTACGATAAGATTTTTGAGATTATTACCGATAAAAAAATGGAGAATCCAAGAATATTTGGTGATCTGGCATTAAGAAAACTTTTAGCTGAAAGTAAAATTGCTGATATACCAGATGAATTCATGAATTTAACTAATAATAGTCAGGTTATGTTTTATGAGTCTCAACTCAATAATATTGGCTATGAATTAATTGAATTGAAACGTCTGAATGATGCCATAGAGGTTTTTAAACTTATTGTTAAACGATACCCTAAGTCTGCGAATGCTTTTGATAGTCTTGGAGAAGCATTTCTCCTAATAAAGAATAATAAATCTGCGATTGAATGCTATGAAAAGGCTCTCGAACTTGATCCAAACTATGGAAATGCATCAAATGCATGGAACATAATTGCAAAACACAAAGTAAAATAA
- a CDS encoding beta-lactamase family protein: MKIIEKKISQIITTLLCLLLTINSYSQKIEPAVFRLTDTTIFNKDIAEILKKYEIPGAAIAIIQKDNIWINTYGYADIAKKIPVNNKTIFSLGSISKTYLAIAIMQLVKDTKISLDDPVKKYIPDIEIKNKWESEFPVRIIHLLEHTSGIDDVHFNEGYLTNEDNIPTLNEIFSVNPKSRNVRWKSGEFTSYSNDAYSLLALVIEKATGMKFEEYIRQNILDKTGANSTTYYRTAFDKTSFAQGYTNDGKPVPYTPVMMRPSGGINSDISDLAKFVQMILNNGQFDQGSIIDSATLVQMRYPSSSIPAKEGFKQGYGSGFSSFFVDGQKFYGHGGGLPNFNSIFLINPESGIGFIVLINQNSDYFWKLVSAVASYLDSDKSIQKDSSIYSIKRLNNNELTGYYTQANYGISLDRFPNYFLGGQTITFEEDSLYITEFQGNKIALIHVDGNAYRMSTENFESVYFFEDSDGKMMLTISGKLFYYKGSAWIPAFHRIFLFLSIIIFLSFIVFSIVWPVKKLVRKLLGKSKQEFSVWGRLWPLLGVLSFFICLYALSVWFGDAIHAGKVSLTSILVFAFSLLFPLFSLISIWSYDLSKRTGFKNKMEKIYLLTVSFTLLGLSIFFYYYEIVGLRLWAY, translated from the coding sequence ATGAAAATAATAGAAAAAAAAATAAGTCAAATCATCACGACGCTTCTATGCCTTTTGCTAACAATTAATTCATATAGCCAAAAAATTGAACCTGCTGTATTCAGACTGACTGATACAACTATATTTAATAAGGATATCGCTGAAATACTTAAAAAATATGAAATTCCAGGCGCTGCCATTGCCATCATCCAAAAAGACAACATATGGATAAACACTTATGGCTATGCTGATATTGCTAAAAAAATCCCTGTAAACAACAAAACCATTTTCAGCTTAGGTTCGATTTCAAAAACCTATCTTGCCATTGCTATCATGCAATTGGTAAAAGATACCAAAATAAGCCTTGACGATCCTGTAAAAAAATACATTCCTGATATAGAAATAAAAAATAAATGGGAAAGTGAATTTCCGGTTAGGATTATCCATTTATTGGAGCATACATCAGGTATTGATGATGTACATTTTAACGAAGGCTATCTTACAAATGAAGACAATATTCCCACATTGAATGAGATTTTTTCTGTAAACCCCAAATCCAGAAATGTACGTTGGAAGTCTGGTGAATTCACTTCTTATTCGAATGATGCTTATTCATTGCTGGCGCTTGTTATTGAAAAAGCAACAGGAATGAAGTTTGAAGAATACATCCGGCAAAATATACTGGATAAAACAGGTGCCAATTCAACAACCTATTACAGAACAGCATTTGACAAAACAAGCTTTGCCCAAGGATATACCAATGATGGTAAACCTGTGCCATATACGCCGGTAATGATGAGGCCTTCGGGAGGAATCAATTCTGACATATCCGATTTGGCAAAATTTGTCCAGATGATTTTAAATAATGGCCAATTTGATCAGGGAAGTATCATTGATTCTGCAACTTTAGTACAAATGCGCTATCCTTCCTCTTCCATTCCGGCAAAAGAAGGGTTTAAGCAAGGATATGGTTCTGGTTTCAGTTCTTTCTTTGTAGATGGTCAAAAATTCTATGGTCACGGAGGCGGATTACCTAATTTTAATTCTATATTCCTCATCAATCCGGAATCGGGAATCGGTTTTATTGTCCTGATTAACCAAAACTCTGATTATTTCTGGAAATTGGTCAGTGCTGTTGCTTCGTATTTAGATTCTGACAAGAGTATTCAGAAGGATTCATCCATTTATTCCATAAAAAGATTAAACAATAACGAACTAACCGGATATTATACCCAGGCAAATTATGGCATCAGCCTCGACAGGTTTCCGAATTATTTTTTAGGAGGCCAAACCATAACATTTGAGGAAGATTCTTTATATATTACTGAATTTCAAGGCAATAAAATTGCTCTTATCCATGTGGACGGCAATGCATACCGAATGTCAACTGAAAATTTCGAATCCGTTTATTTTTTCGAAGATTCAGATGGAAAAATGATGTTAACTATCTCCGGTAAGCTTTTTTATTATAAAGGTTCAGCATGGATCCCGGCATTTCACAGGATTTTTTTATTTCTAAGTATAATCATCTTTCTTTCATTTATAGTGTTTAGCATTGTCTGGCCAGTTAAAAAACTGGTAAGAAAATTACTTGGTAAATCAAAACAGGAATTTTCTGTTTGGGGGCGCCTATGGCCTTTGCTGGGTGTTTTAAGCTTTTTCATTTGTTTATATGCCCTTTCTGTCTGGTTTGGCGATGCCATTCATGCCGGAAAAGTTTCCTTAACCAGTATCCTGGTATTTGCTTTCTCCTTGCTTTTTCCATTGTTTTCGTTAATCAGCATTTGGTCCTACGATTTATCCAAAAGGACGGGGTTTAAAAATAAAATGGAAAAAATATACCTTCTAACAGTTTCTTTTACATTGCTTGGTTTATCCATTTTCTTTTATTACTACGAAATTGTTGGGTTAAGGCTTTGGGCTTATTGA
- the ggt gene encoding gamma-glutamyltransferase, translating into MKTKILVLFLNLALTYPSFSQSYFPKESKKGMVVSTNDIATKVGLSVLQNGGNAIDAAVATAFAMAVTYPSCGNIGGDGFMLIHKSDGTVTSIDFRVKAPANSQMDMFIDLKSRKMRSSGMENLDILDSPKSIGIPGTVAGLELAHKKYGKISWKELLQPAIDLAENGFPVGIALHKEMEECKKYFEMFPSSKAFFLKKDGSIYEVGEIWKQPDMAKTLKEIQKKGKDGFYNSSITKLIVKGIQEYGGVVTEKDFNNYQAIEREPVKGTYRGFDFYGMSLPCSGGITELETLNILENFNLKDYAHNSAKHIHILAEAFKQAFRDRSLYLGDPDFNTNIPINELTSKEYAQEIASRIDTLRASTSDTLELWKANESLETTHFSVADAEGNGVSVTYSLGGDFGSYFVPEGTGVVFNNNMGDFNYAPNLKLRTANIGTKPNWIEPGKRPLSSMTPTILAKNGKLIAVLGSPGGPTIITTNVQVISNLIDFQMNIAEAIAAPRIFHGWIPNQIIMQWFTTSSDSQELLKKMGHIVLPYKDLRFGPAMGIWIDQELKIIYGACDPRSLDGSALGF; encoded by the coding sequence ATGAAAACAAAAATATTAGTGTTATTCCTTAATCTAGCGCTTACCTATCCATCATTTTCTCAATCATACTTTCCAAAGGAGTCAAAAAAAGGGATGGTTGTAAGTACAAATGATATAGCTACGAAAGTCGGTCTATCCGTTTTACAAAATGGGGGTAATGCAATCGATGCAGCTGTAGCAACAGCTTTCGCAATGGCTGTTACTTATCCTTCTTGTGGGAATATTGGTGGCGATGGCTTTATGTTGATTCATAAAAGTGATGGAACAGTTACATCTATTGATTTTAGAGTAAAAGCACCTGCAAACTCACAGATGGATATGTTCATTGATCTCAAAAGTCGTAAGATGAGGAGTTCAGGAATGGAAAACCTAGATATTCTTGATAGTCCAAAGTCTATCGGGATACCTGGAACTGTAGCTGGGCTAGAGTTAGCGCATAAAAAATATGGAAAAATCAGCTGGAAGGAGTTATTGCAACCGGCAATTGATTTGGCAGAAAATGGTTTTCCCGTAGGAATTGCATTGCATAAAGAGATGGAAGAATGCAAAAAGTATTTTGAAATGTTTCCTTCCTCAAAAGCATTCTTTCTGAAGAAGGATGGTTCTATCTATGAAGTTGGTGAAATATGGAAACAGCCTGACATGGCAAAAACTCTAAAAGAAATTCAAAAGAAAGGGAAAGACGGTTTCTACAATAGCAGTATAACAAAGTTAATAGTTAAGGGCATTCAGGAATATGGCGGAGTAGTTACCGAAAAAGATTTTAACAATTATCAGGCAATTGAAAGGGAACCTGTTAAAGGTACATACAGAGGCTTTGATTTTTATGGTATGTCGCTTCCATGTTCTGGAGGAATAACTGAGCTTGAAACGTTAAATATTCTTGAAAATTTTAACCTGAAAGATTATGCTCATAATTCAGCAAAACATATACATATTTTGGCAGAAGCCTTTAAACAGGCATTTCGTGATAGATCGCTATACCTTGGGGATCCAGATTTTAATACGAATATTCCAATCAATGAGCTGACATCTAAAGAATATGCACAAGAGATTGCAAGTAGAATTGATACTTTAAGAGCATCAACTAGTGATACACTTGAACTTTGGAAAGCTAATGAATCCTTGGAAACCACTCACTTCTCAGTTGCTGACGCTGAAGGGAATGGAGTATCTGTTACTTATTCACTAGGAGGTGATTTCGGTTCTTATTTTGTACCTGAAGGAACTGGTGTTGTATTTAATAATAATATGGGCGATTTCAATTATGCACCTAACCTAAAATTAAGAACGGCAAATATTGGGACAAAACCTAACTGGATTGAACCAGGGAAAAGACCCCTTTCCAGCATGACTCCAACAATTCTGGCTAAGAATGGCAAACTGATAGCTGTACTTGGTAGTCCGGGTGGACCAACAATTATAACTACTAATGTTCAGGTTATATCAAATCTAATAGATTTTCAGATGAATATTGCCGAAGCCATTGCCGCACCAAGAATTTTTCATGGATGGATTCCAAATCAGATTATCATGCAATGGTTTACAACATCTTCTGATTCTCAAGAACTACTAAAGAAAATGGGGCATATAGTATTGCCATATAAAGATCTGAGATTTGGCCCAGCAATGGGTATCTGGATCGATCAGGAATTAAAAATTATTTACGGTGCTTGTGATCCAAGAAGTTTAGATGGCAGTGCTTTAGGTTTCTAA